In Actinomycetota bacterium, the sequence CAGCAGCGGCGGAGCATTGATGATCACCAGATCCACTTGTGTTTTCAGATCAGCGAGCAGGAGCTCCATCTGCTCGGAGGCCAGAAGGGCAGTGGCATCGGCGAGATGAGGCCCGCGTGGAAGCACGCGCAGCGCGCCACGATGCCAAGTCAACTCGGCTTGACTCAAGGGCATAACTCCCGCGAGCACGTCGGGCAGCCCCACTTCAGAGTCAACGCCGAGATACGCCCCCAGTTTGGAATTATGCAAACACGCATCAATCAACATCACTGATCGTCCCGACTCAACAAAACTCATTGCAAGATTCACTGCTGTGGCAGTTTTACCCGAGCCAGGGTTTGCACTAGTGATCACCACTGCGGCCGGGAAAACCTTTGACTGCTGAAGAGCTGCCTGACCAAGCGCCCGCTTGAGATGCTGTTCGATCTCGGGGCGAGGGGTCATCAAGATCTGATTGAAGGACCTCGAGGTTGACGCAATATGACCAAGATTCTCCGTGCGAAGACACTCCTGCAGATCAGCCTGGGTCTGGATCGGCGCTTGACCGCGCAACCGTGCCGGCAATCGGCTCTTGAGGCTGAATCCGGGCGAATTGAACGCAGGCTCATTGAGCGCATCGTCCTGAGCGCCTGTCTCCATCGCATTGGCTACGAGTTGGCCTGCTTGAGCTATCGCGATGAAAGCCTCTGCCAGCGCTGTTGATGCATGGGCCACCTGATCAAGAGTTCCTCGATGATCAATATCCCCGTGACGATCCTCAATGTCGTCGTGCTGCGGATCCCAGGATGCGAGCATCCCTCGAGCTGCATCCATCTCAACCACAAGCCAACGAAGTCGATCGAGGGTGGAGTCCGGGAAAGGTTGCGCCCCTGGCGGTGTCGAACCGCTTGCAACAAATTGAGCGACCCACGTCGCCAATCGAGCGGCCTGGCGAATCGTGAAGGTGTCTTGCCGGCTTGCCGGATCCATCCGAGCAATCCAAGCTCTCTGAGTTCGATCAGCCGTCAGCAGCAAATCTGCTCGCTTCAGCAATGCCGGGGTGAGTTGCCGCGAATCGCCAATCGCTCCAGCAAGGCCAACGTAACTTGCTGCTTGCGGGCACATCGCGTCACCGACCGCGGCAAACGTACCAGCCCAACTCACGTGGACCGCAGGACGAAGCGCAACAAGGGCACTGCGCATCACGCTTGCAGCCAGCGGCGAACGGCAGACGTTCGCCGAACAAGCAACTAGCACCTCGAAGGATTCCTGCACACGCAATCTTCCCACTTGGCCGCTATGAGGATGCCAACCGCCCAGATTCTCCGCAGGTTACGAGGTCGGATATCAACGTGCTCATCCCCGTCCTCAACCCATTGTTCATTGAGAACGCCCGAAGCATCATGGATCCTGCTTGGCCGATTTCGTTTGAAATTCACGACTTTGTCC encodes:
- a CDS encoding AAA family ATPase, whose translation is MGRLRVQESFEVLVACSANVCRSPLAASVMRSALVALRPAVHVSWAGTFAAVGDAMCPQAASYVGLAGAIGDSRQLTPALLKRADLLLTADRTQRAWIARMDPASRQDTFTIRQAARLATWVAQFVASGSTPPGAQPFPDSTLDRLRWLVVEMDAARGMLASWDPQHDDIEDRHGDIDHRGTLDQVAHASTALAEAFIAIAQAGQLVANAMETGAQDDALNEPAFNSPGFSLKSRLPARLRGQAPIQTQADLQECLRTENLGHIASTSRSFNQILMTPRPEIEQHLKRALGQAALQQSKVFPAAVVITSANPGSGKTATAVNLAMSFVESGRSVMLIDACLHNSKLGAYLGVDSEVGLPDVLAGVMPLSQAELTWHRGALRVLPRGPHLADATALLASEQMELLLADLKTQVDLVIINAPPLLSSTDAAVIGAIADGAVIVVGRGRTTCKQLESAARLLDEANVKLLGTIMTFAEAIK